The Trichoderma breve strain T069 chromosome 2, whole genome shotgun sequence DNA segment gacaACCTCCTGGATCATATTGACTTTATCCGAGATGAGGATGCTGATCCTGCCGCCAACGGACCCGAAGTTTTTAGCATCTCGATACGGCccagaaaagagaaaaagagcgtCAAGCTCTGGTGCGCCATGCACATCAACCCCGCCCACCCCGATTTGATCATTTGCGAATTCGAGAAAGACGATGACAACGAGTATCCTCTTAGGCCCccagaggagaagaacgaGCCTATGCCTACTGGCACCCTCAACGGCAATCCTACGTTGGAGCAGATTGAGGAGAGTACAGAAATTCTAAGCAAGCCCCTAAGAGTCTTGCGTAGCGCCAGGAAAAAGCGAGGCGACCAAGGAGCAATGCAGGTGTTTGACATCATGTCTCAAGTTCAGGAGCAGCTCTCCTCAGCCCCCGACCTCGACATCTTTCTAAAGGTCCTCATCGGCATAGTTAAGGAACTCACTGGATTTCATAGGGTCATGATATATCAGTTCGACGCCTCGTGGAACGGCAAAGTTGTGGCCGAGCTGGTCGATGCTTCAAAGACGACCGATCTCTACAAAGGACTCCATTTTCCGGCATCAGATATCCCCGCTCAAGCGCGCGATCTATATAAACTGAATAAAGTTCGGCTGCTCTACGACCGAGACCTAGAGACTTCAAGAATCGTTTGTCGGACGCAGGAGGATCTTGACGTACCCTTGGACATGAGCCACGCGTATTTACGGGCCATGTCTCCCATTCACCTGAAATATTTAGCCAATATGGCCGTAAGATCGTCCATGTCAATCTCCCTCAATGCATTCAACGAACTCTGGGGCCTGATGGCATGCCATTCTTACGGAAATCACGGCATGCGAGTCTCCTTTCCGATTCGAAAAATGTGTCGCTTGGTCGGGGATACAGCTTCGAGAAACATCGAGAGGTTATCGTATGCATCCAGGCTGCAGGCTCGCAAGCTAATCAACACTGCCCCAACTGACAAGAATCCAACTGGATATATCATTGCGTCCTCTGACGATCTGTTGCGGCTGTTCGACGCGGACTTTGGTCTGCTTTCCATTAGAGGAGAGACCAAGATTTTAGGCGTGATTGAACAGAGCCAAGAGGCTTTGGCAATGCTCGAGTATCTTCGGATGCGTAAGCTGACATCGGTGGTTGCGTCGCAGGATATCAGAGAAGATTTTCCAGATTTGCAGTATCCTCTTGGATTTCAAGTCATCGCAGGTCTTCTCTATGTACCCTTGAGTCCTGGTGGTCACGACTTTATCGCTTTTTTCCGCAGAGGTCAGATTAAGGAAGTCCGATGGGCTGGAAATCCATACGAAAAGACACTTCGAGAAGGCACTAAGGAGTATCTGGAGCCTCGTGCAAGCTTCAAAGTATGGAATGAACTAGTCATTGGCAAATGTCGCGAATGGGTTGAAGAGCAGATCGAAACCGCCGCAGTCCTCTGCTTAGTCTACGGTATTGTTCTAGATATTAACATTATTCGACCAACGTATACTAACTCACGTTGATATAGGCAAATTCATTGAAGtttggagagaaaaagaggccgCTCTACAAAATACTCGGTTAACTAGACTTTTGCTTGCCAATTCAGCGCATGAGGTCCGCACACCtctcaatgccatcatcaattACCTTGAGATTGCTCTTGAGGGGTCTCTCGATCAAGAAACTAGAGAAAATCTTGCCAAATCACACTCGGCTTCAAAATCGTTGATTTATGTCATCAATGACCTCTTGGACTTGACCAAGACCGAAGAAGGGCAGAATTTGGTAGTACAGGAAACTTTTGAGCTCGCCAACTGTATAAATGAAGCTCTAGATCCGTTCCGAACCGACGCCGAGAGGAAAGGAATTGACTATCAGGTCAAGCACCATCCTGAGTTGCCTAAATTTGTTCTGGGTGATAGCCGACGCGTCCGCCAAGTCATTACGAATATTACGGCAAATGCGATAGCACACACAACATCTGGATATGTCAACGTGGATATCTTTGTTGCCGATGTTAAAGAAGATGGGCAAGTTGTTATTGAAATTGTGGTTGAAGATTCTGGTAGTGGTATGACTCCGGTGCAAATGGATGGGCTCTTCCGAGATCTCGAGCAAGTTGGTACAGAAGAGTTTGATCTGCGAGCGCCATTTGAACAAAGTAGCGGCCCACAGGAGCTGAAAACCCTAGGACTTGGACTGGCAGTCGTTGCTCGAACCATCAGAAATGCGGGTGGGCAACTAAGGTTAAAATCGAAGGAAGGGGAGGGATCCAGATTTGTTATCCAGCTGCCATTTCAATTGCCCGATGAATCACCAAATTCGGAGGGAGATGGATCTCTCAATGGTCCCATCTCTTCTAGCAAAGATGTTTCGGCTTCAAAGTCAGCACCCCTGGCGCAGGAAAGCGAGATGCTTTTGATTGACCCAAATAAAACCGCGGGAgatgctgcttctttggagCGGCGGAGCCTTGATAGCTGGCGAAGTGGTGTAAGCCAGGACGGAAGCCAGAAGAGCGACGCAGACCGCCTAatcgatgccatcaagaCCCCATTATCTCTTCAAGAAAAGGATTCGGAATATTTCACGCCTAAAGCCCAGGTCGCCAACACTTCTAACCCGATCGGCACGAGTTTTTCTATTCCAACCTCTATTCCAACGAGCGCGCCTCACCACCCTGACCTTACCAATAACaccgttgaagaagatggtacCGCCAAGGTTCGTGACTCGAAAATGCCCGTTCGAGCGATCAAAGTACCAGACGAATTCTTTGATATACCCCGGGCTCCTCAACATAAAAGGACGGGGAGCAATTCCGAAGCTGATACAGATGCTACCGAAACAAAACGTCCGCCCAGCTCAATCAAAAGTGCTGCCGCAAGTAGCGGCAACGCGCTGTGTGTGCTGGTCGCGGAAGATGATCCCATTAACATGAAAATCCTGATAAAGCGACTAGAAAGAACTGGCAATACAATCCATACCGCCGTCAATGGAGAGATCTGTGCGGCAATATACAACGAGAGCTCGTCTGACTTCGATGTCGTGCTCATGGATATGCAAGTAAGTGACGACCAATGTACAGCCTTTTGGAGAATGTTGAGGACTAACACGCGTTTCAGATGCCGATTGTTGATGGTTTGACCAGCACCAAGCTGATCAGAGAGATTGAGATATCACCCGAGCACAAGGGTCATTCAGCTTTGGCCGAAAAATGTGGCCGAATCCCGATATTTGCCGTGTCAGCTTCTCTCGTCGAGGAGTTAAAAGACAGATATGTCGAAGCCGGCTTCGACGGATGGATCTTGAAGCCTATTGACTTCAGGAGACTCGCAACGCTCCTTCGGGGCATCTACGATACTGAAACGCGAAAGTCATGTATATACGTTCCTGGACAATGGGAAAGAGGTGGCTGGTTTACGGAATCCGCGGA contains these protein-coding regions:
- a CDS encoding phytochrome region domain-containing protein yields the protein MGSSHQDESERISSESTSADGNMGSAKDDDDRAPTSAGSEQPLSHRSPSSGPVLAGADRVFPIRSVVRVDPIPDEVQFPHLAEADNQARGIPVHLLSSMNRTDSWGDARRSETEPMSPTSPSASNDRAAQIRQKRAMSGPYSSLQADAVRHSSSTPLNLNISTSDLDDDESEARDGEEAKDDSGKDDSVAPTDGSSGNLDSLSAEETVHIATRFKHVMTDDGHAVITGRDGVLQKCEDEPIHIPGAIQSFGVLLAMREEEEGQFVVRYVSENSKKLLGYTPQQLFQLESFLSILTEEQQDNLLDHIDFIRDEDADPAANGPEVFSISIRPRKEKKSVKLWCAMHINPAHPDLIICEFEKDDDNEYPLRPPEEKNEPMPTGTLNGNPTLEQIEESTEILSKPLRVLRSARKKRGDQGAMQVFDIMSQVQEQLSSAPDLDIFLKVLIGIFDASWNGKVVAELVDASKTTDLYKGLHFPASDIPAQARDLYKLNKVRLLYDRDLETSRIVCRTQEDLDVPLDMSHAYLRAMSPIHLKYLANMAVRSSMSISLNAFNELWGLMACHSYGNHGMRVSFPIRKMCRLVGDTASRNIERLSYASRLQARKLINTAPTDKNPTGYIIASSDDLLRLFDADFGLLSIRGETKILGVIEQSQEALAMLEYLRMRKLTSVVASQDIREDFPDLQYPLGFQVIAGLLYVPLSPGGHDFIAFFRRGQIKEVRWAGNPYEKTLREGTKEYLEPRASFKVWNELVIGKCREWVEEQIETAAVLCLVYGKFIEVWREKEAALQNTRLTRLLLANSAHEVRTPLNAIINYLEIALEGSLDQETRENLAKSHSASKSLIYVINDLLDLTKTEEGQNLVVQETFELANCINEALDPFRTDAERKGIDYQVKHHPELPKFVLGDSRRVRQVITNITANAIAHTTSGYVNVDIFVADVKEDGQVVIEIVVEDSGSGMTPVQMDGLFRDLEQVGTEEFDLRAPFEQSSGPQELKTLGLGLAVVARTIRNAGGQLRLKSKEGEGSRFVIQLPFQLPDESPNSEGDGSLNGPISSSKDVSASKSAPLAQESEMLLIDPNKTAGDAASLERRSLDSWRSGVSQDGSQKSDADRLIDAIKTPLSLQEKDSEYFTPKAQVANTSNPIGTSFSIPTSIPTSAPHHPDLTNNTVEEDGTAKVRDSKMPVRAIKVPDEFFDIPRAPQHKRTGSNSEADTDATETKRPPSSIKSAAASSGNALCVLVAEDDPINMKILIKRLERTGNTIHTAVNGEICAAIYNESSSDFDVVLMDMQMPIVDGLTSTKLIREIEISPEHKGHSALAEKCGRIPIFAVSASLVEELKDRYVEAGFDGWILKPIDFRRLATLLRGIYDTETRKSCIYVPGQWERGGWFTESAETEINDAKA